The Urbifossiella limnaea nucleotide sequence GACAGCTGCCGGCCGGCTTGTTCGCCTGCGCCCACTGCGGCGGACGCCCCGCGTCGCGCAGCACCAGCTGGTTCGACGCCAGCGCCAGCGCCTCGCCGACGGCCGAGGGGCTGAACCCTTCGGCGAGTGCGGCGGCGACGGCGTCCGCGGCCTGCGCCGGCGTGGCGCGGAAGACCGTGTCGGCGAAGTGCTCCACCCAGGCGTCGTCGGGGGCGCGGGTGCCGGGCGTCGCGCTCAGGAGGCGGTGCTGGTCGAGCACCTTCGGCAGTAGTGCCCGCACCTCCTGGTTGTGGACCGCGGTGTTCGGGTGCGTCTCGCTCTTGACGCAGTACCGCACCGACTGCCTCAGCAGCGTGTGCGCCCGCTCCCGGCCGACGAAGTCGAGCAGGTCGATGGCCCGCGACACGATTACCGTGCGGTGCACCTCGGTGCCGTCGTCCACGAGCATCATCAGCCCGTCCACGGCGTCCGGGACCGGCCCGGCAGCAACGGCGGCGAACGCCCGCTCGGCCCCGGCCATGTCCTTCTGCCGGCCGAGTTCGCGAAGCCGCTCGCCGCTGGCCTCGCCGCCGGGGGTAACTGGCCGCAGCACCTCGGCGCGCGGCCCGCCCACCTCGCCGAGCCGCGCCGCGTTGCGGTACAGCACCTTCAGCACCGGCAGGGGCCGCTTCTTGGCGTCGGACTCCTCCGCGGCCATGTGGAAGGCCGGCGTGAGGGCCATCATCGTGTGGAAGCCGACGTAGTCCTCGCCGCCGAAGGCGCGGGCGTTGGCCAGGGCCGCGGCGGCGACGAGCCGGCGCAGGTCGGTGCCGGTCCGCAGCTTCTCGACAGCCGCGGGGAGGATGCGGTCGGCGGGCGTTTCGTGGATGAAGTTCACGAGCGGGTCGAGGTCGCCGAACGTGAGGCGGGCCGGCTCGTCGTCGGCCCAGGCGGTGCCGAGGCCGAGGTCGCCGGCGACGCCGGTGCCGAGGGTCGCGACGAACATGCCGCGGCCGATGTCGGAAAGTGCGTCGCGGCGGCTGGGGCGGGACATGGAACCCTCGAGGTGGGAGAGTGGAGGGCGAGTGACGAGTGAAGCGTACCCGCGCCCGGATCCGTGTGCAAGCGTTTATGTTACGCCGGGTCGAGGCCGCGGAGGGTGGCAGTGCCGGAGCCGAAGCGGTCGGCCGGGACGCCGAGCCGCTGCAGCATCGACACGAAGAGGTTGCCGAGCGGCGGGCCATTCGACGGGTCGAACGCCAGGTGCTGGCCGTGGCGGAAGCCGCCGCCGGCGACGAGAACGGGCAGATTCCGCACGCCGTGCGTGGCCGCGTTGCCGAGGTTGCTGCTGAAGAATACCGTGGTGCGGTCCAGGAGCGAGGCGCCGTCCTCGCGCGTGGCCTTCAGCTTCGTCAAGAAGTCGGCGAGCGCCTTCATCTTCTCCTGCTCGACGGTGCGGAGCTGGGCGATCTTTGCGGGGTCTTGGCCGTGGTGGGAGAGGTCGTGGTGGCCGAACGACACCCCGGCGATCGGCGGGACGAGGCTCGTGCCGAGCATCAGCATCGTGACCAGGCGCGTCGAGTCGGTTTGCAGCGCGAGGTGGATCAGGTCGAACAGCGAGCGCGTCTTGCCGACCAGGTCGGCGGGGTTGAGGACGTTCTGCGGCGGGCGGGCGTCCACCTTCGGCTTCGGCCGGCGCGACCACTCCTCGGCGCGGGCGAGGCGGCGCTCCAGCTCGCGGACGCTCGTGAAATACTCGTCCAGCTTGTCGCGGTCGGCGGTGCCGAGGGCCGGGCGCATGTCGGCGGCCTGGTCGCGGACGGCGTCCAGCACGCTGCGGCCGTCCCGGAGGCGGCGGGCCTGGTTCGCCACGTCCTCGGGCCGGCCGTCGAGGAACAACCGGGCGAACACGGACGCCGGGAACAGGTCGGGCGGCACGAGCGCGCCGGTTCGCGTCCACGACAGTCCGAAGCCTTCGGCCGACAGCGGCAGGCTCGGGAAGCGCGTCTCGCCACCAACGTGCTCGGCCGCGAGTTGGTCCACGGAAACGGTGTTTCGGAAGCCGGCCCGCCGCTCCGGGTGTGGGGCACAGGTCAGGAAGCTGAAGATCGAGTCGTGCGACGGCCCCACGTCGGGGTGGGCGAGGCCGGACACGACGGTGAAGTCGTTCCGCAGGTCGCGGAGCGGTTCCAGGTACGGCGTGAGGGCGTAGTCGCGGCCGGCGGCCGTGGGGAAGAAGTACGGCGCGTGGAGGCCGAGCGGGGCACAGATGAAGACGGCCCGGCGCGGCACTGCGGCGGCGGGCTGGGCGAAGGCGTCGAGCCGCGGCAGCGCGAGGGCGACGCCGGCGGCCTTCAGAAACGTGCGGCGGGTGCGGCGGGCGGTGTGCATCACTTCTCCCGGAACAGCGTGCTCTGAACGATCGCGTGAACGAGTGCCCGGAACCCGTAGCCCTGGTCGCGCACCCGGGCCACGACCGCGGCCAACTCGGCGCGGTCGGCCGGCTCGGGCGGGCCGCCGGTGCCGTAGGTGACGAGCTTCACCGCCAGTGCTCGCGTCAGAGCATCCTTGTCGCGGAGCAGCAGGTGCTTCAGCTCGTCGATGTCGGCGAAGCGGGCGCCGTCGGGCAGCACGTCGGCCGGGTCCACGCGCGGCCCGCGGAGGTACGGCATCCGCCGGCCGTCGAGCGTCACCGGCTGGCCGCGGCCGGTCGTGCGGTAGAACTCGCGGTATCCGCCGATCACGTCGAAGCTCTCCAGCGCGAACCCCGCCGGGTCGATCTTCGCGTGACACGCCGCACAACTCGCGACGGAGCGGTGCTTCGCCAATTGCTCGCGGATCGTCGTCGCGCCGCGGATGTCCGGCTCCACGGCCGGGATGTCGGGCGGCGGCTTGGGCGGCGGCACGCCGAGGATGCGGTCGGCCACCCACGCCCCGCGGATCACGGGGCTCGTGCTGGTGCCGTTCGCCGTCACCTTCAGGACGGCGGCCATCGTCGGTACGCCGCCGCGGTGGCTGTCGGCCGGCAGGCGGACGCGGCGGAAGTCCCAGCCGTCCACG carries:
- a CDS encoding DUF1552 domain-containing protein, which encodes MHTARRTRRTFLKAAGVALALPRLDAFAQPAAAVPRRAVFICAPLGLHAPYFFPTAAGRDYALTPYLEPLRDLRNDFTVVSGLAHPDVGPSHDSIFSFLTCAPHPERRAGFRNTVSVDQLAAEHVGGETRFPSLPLSAEGFGLSWTRTGALVPPDLFPASVFARLFLDGRPEDVANQARRLRDGRSVLDAVRDQAADMRPALGTADRDKLDEYFTSVRELERRLARAEEWSRRPKPKVDARPPQNVLNPADLVGKTRSLFDLIHLALQTDSTRLVTMLMLGTSLVPPIAGVSFGHHDLSHHGQDPAKIAQLRTVEQEKMKALADFLTKLKATREDGASLLDRTTVFFSSNLGNAATHGVRNLPVLVAGGGFRHGQHLAFDPSNGPPLGNLFVSMLQRLGVPADRFGSGTATLRGLDPA